CAGGGATCCGAGCGTAATCGCCATTTCTTGTTCAAAGCTGAGTAATGTTGCGGAAGAAACAGGTGTGTAAACATCCTGGGAGATAAATACGAAACGTCCGAGGGGAAGGTTGAAGCTGGCGCCCACGGCATCGAGGACCTGGCAGCGCTGCTCGGTCACAGCTGTGATCAGGCCTGCGCACAGCCTTTCCTGCTGGTAAAAAAGCACGATCTTACCTGGCTCGAAAGCGTTCATGGCGTCCTTTAGAAGTGGCGCCCCAGAGATGAATCGAACATCCGACCAACGGTTTAGGAAACCGCTGCTCTATCCCCTGAGCTACTGGGGCGTTGCTTCGTGGGTTAAGATTCCCGCGGCGGCCTTTTTGTCAAGTTTTGCATTGACAAAAGCCGGCTCTCCGCAGAAAAGGGCTTTTCTAATATCATAACTGAAGGACTTTTGGATGAAAATAGCCATCGTCGGCGCCACCGGTGAAGTGGGCAGAATGATGATCACCTGCCTGGAGGAAGGCAATATCCACGCGGAGGAACTGGACCTCTATGCCTCCGCGCGCTCCGAAGGGACCGTCCTCTACTTTGGCGACAGGCCCCTCGGCGTGCAGGTCCTCACCGAAAACGCCATGCTCCGGCATTACGATTACGTGCTCTTTTCCGCCGGAGCCGGCGTGGCCCGCAGTTTCGCGCCCATCGCCACCGAGGCCTGCAACGTCGTGATCGACAATTCCTCGGCCTTCCGGCAGGACCCGAATGTCCCGCTGATCGTGCCGGAGATCAATGGCAGCCTGGTGGAAGGGTATTGCGGCATCATCGCCAATCCCAACTGCACCACGATCCAGCTGGTGCTGCCCCTGGCGATCCTGGACCGGCTGTATGGCCTCAGCAAGGTGGTGGTCAGCACCTACCAAGCCGTTTCCGGCAGCGGGCACAAGGGGATCAGCACCTTGCAGGAACAGCGTTCCGGCGGCACGGACAAGGGCATCTATCCCGAACTGATCGACCTCAACGTGATCCCCCAGATCGGGGCTTTCCAGGATGACGGCTATTCCCAAGAAGAGGAGAAGATTCGCCTGGAAACCCGTAAGATCCTGGACAAACCGGACCTGG
This region of Candidatus Syntrophosphaera sp. genomic DNA includes:
- a CDS encoding aspartate-semialdehyde dehydrogenase, with amino-acid sequence MKIAIVGATGEVGRMMITCLEEGNIHAEELDLYASARSEGTVLYFGDRPLGVQVLTENAMLRHYDYVLFSAGAGVARSFAPIATEACNVVIDNSSAFRQDPNVPLIVPEINGSLVEGYCGIIANPNCTTIQLVLPLAILDRLYGLSKVVVSTYQAVSGSGHKGISTLQEQRSGGTDKGIYPELIDLNVIPQIGAFQDDGYSQEEEKIRLETRKILDKPDLAVAATAVRVPVIHGHSESVYAEFERPVDLREAAEALAAGESIAYDENTYITPRDLGSSDSSHVCRLRLGTGPNSVCFWNVGHNVRLGAATNAVRILARHAKKAGLI